Genomic window (Chionomys nivalis chromosome 7, mChiNiv1.1, whole genome shotgun sequence):
ATTATTCCATTTAACTATCTCATTAACATATTACTAAGCTGTGTGTTCTTATCTTTATGTTACAAGTTTATTTCTTCAGGACTGTTATTACTGATTGTGTCATTGTTGTTTACTAGCTGTGTGACCCTAAGCAAAACTTAATTCATCATCTGTCTTCCCATCTGTAAAATATGTATAGTAGACTTACTTTCTGCTATAGTTGTAaggattaagtgtgtgtgtgtgtgtgtgtgtgtgtgtgtgtgtagttacaTATATAACATACTTAGGGCTAGGACTGGTTGGTAAGCATTTGAAGCATTTTGTGTTTAGTGTATAGATTAAAATTGGCTGCACAGTGACAGCATGGTTGAACATGCTTATGTGAAAGGGGGAAATCTCAGGGGGCCCCACCCCATGTAAACATCTGTTGATTGCTGAGAGAAGGGGAATTAGAGAATTAGAACCTTCCCtatgatcagccctgaaatctATAATACAACACTAAAGgttgaatttatatatttatgagtaATTAAATAAAGGGGGTCTTAACTTGAGGGGGGGGAATATGGAGGGGtaggaaagaggaaatgatgtgattatattttaattgtccTACTAAGAGCCAAGAAACTTTACTATCTGTGGTTGGGTAACTGCCTTCCAGTTACATCTGTGGTAGCAAAGTATGGATTTTGGACAAACATCTACATATTTCAAAATGATTAATTGAATGgtatttttccataaaatatatACTGATCTATGCTGACCTTATTTTTCATTTAGAAGTAGATTATTTTAATGCCAAAATTGCATCACAATTTTGCTAAAATTCTCTACCCTTCGGGACCCTAAGAGTACTGTTTCATGCTAAGCAGtgatggcacagacctttaatcacagatctctgtgagattgagaccaacctggtctacaaataaGTTCCTGAACAggcagggctatacaaagaaactctatctgaaaaaataaaaaacaaaaacaaaaaaaaaaaaaaacaaataacaaacacaaaGAGTACTGTTTAATTCAACAAGAACAATATACCAAATGTTTTTCAGTACCCTGTCATTTAATCTTTCCAAATAGGTTTACTTATGCAGAAAGTAACATATGTGCTAATGCTTTAAAAGTGTATGTATTGGGGGTTAGTGCAGATTGGAGATTACTGCAGATTAGGGGTTAGTGCAGATGGCAGTTAGTGCAGATTGGTGATGACTGCAGATTGGGGGTTAGTGCAGATGGGGGTTAGTGCATATGGGGGTCAGTGCATATTGGAGATTATTACAGATTAGAGGTTACTGCAGATTGGGGGTTGCTACAGATTGGGGGTTTACTGTAGATTGGGAATTGTTACAGATTATGGGTTACTGCAGGTTGGGGGTTGCTACAAAGTGAGGATTGCTACAGATTAGGAGTTGCTGCAGATTGGAGATTGCTGCAGATTGGGGTTAATGCAGATAAGGGGTTATTGTAGATTGGGAGTTACTGCTTTCTAAACTTGTCCCTTTCTGCTTCTTCAGTTAGTACAGATCAGTCAGTCTCCCCAGCCTCAGTATTGTTTGAACTCTGGACTTGAGCCATTGTAGTGTGGCCCATTGGTTTAATGAGTGGTGTGGTGTAGCACATCATTTCATCAGCTTGTCTTCCACCTGCTCATCTTCTTTGTGAGAGTCTTGCAAAGGTATTTTAACTCTTGCttttctgggttttctgtttgtatttgttgtttttactctgagacaagatttctctgtgtagccgtgacCATCCAGGAACCTTGTAGATAAGgctgacttgaactcagagatccacctgcatctgttccccaagagctgggattaaaaggtgggCTGTGACACCACCGCCTGTCAAgagttctgtgtgtgtttgtatagcaGTCCTTTGTCAGATATGTCTTGAAATTTTTCTTGCAGTTTGTATCTTTTTATTCTCTTGATAGTGTCTTTAGCAAAGCCTAAATTTCTAATTCTGATGATTATACATTTAGTGACATTTACCTCACGGGTCATTGCCAAGGCAGCAGTGTTTAGATTTCTTCTTTTGCCTTCTAGGAGTTTAtagttttgtgttttatatttaagtTTGTGTACacttttttggtggtggtagggTGGGCTCATGTGTGCAATGGCAAGGGTAAATTCTGTATTGAGATTAATTTTTTGATGTCTCATTAACCCGGCACCCTTTGTTGGAAAGCCTGTCACCTGTCTTTTCTATCcactcttccttttgtttcttttatacgGATCAGCTGATGGTGTCTATGTGAGTGGTATTTCTGGACTTTCAACTGTTTTCATTCATCACGTTTGTTTAAGTGTtgcttttttaggttttttgagataCCCtggacaatacacacacacacacacacacacacgcacgcatgtacGCACACATCCTAGTCTTAAATTATGGCAATCTTTCattcttccaagtgttgggactacaaTATGAGCTACCCTGCCCAACTGTATGCTGTCTTGGTTACTATAAGATTAGCATAAGCCAGTCCTTGTAAGTTAATTTTTTACCTCATGTACAGTTTAGTTTGTCCAGTATCTAGaaaaaactttgaaatttttattggaGTCGCATTAAAATTGGAAGAACTGACTGGCATTCCAACAATATTTTCTCAATGCATAGACTGTCTCAATTTAGTTCTTCTTTGGTTTaacattttgtcattttcttgtaGGTCTTACACATTTGTTGAGTTTAGCTCTACATGTTTCACTCTGGGTGTGCTAATACATGTGGTTTTGTAATGTCAGATACCACCTGTTGACTTCCATATATGAAGCAGTGGTTTTTATGCATTAACCTTAGTGTGGATGCTTATTGCATCCGACATCATTTTCTTGATTCTTCAGATTTTCTGCATAGATAGTTGTATTAATTATAAGTAAAAacacttctttctttcccaatTTGTAGATACTTTCTTTGTGCTTTAGCAGTGGTAAGAGGTGCTGTCCTACCTAGTTCCTAATCTTAATGGGAAACtccacatttgttttctttaagtttagtgttttagggttgtttttgttgttttcaaactAGTCTTTATGAAGCAAAGGAATTGTCCCTCTAATAGtattgagacttttttttttttaattcttttgtagCCTGAGCCGGGCTCGAACTCGTAatcctcccgtctctgcctccaaCAAATCCTACTggcttgtgccaccacaaccggcaTATTGAGAGTTTTTATCAGGAAAAAGTACTAGGTCTTCACAAATGGTTTTTCCTCATCTGATATGATTATATGATTTTTCTTGCTTACCCTGATGCTATAAATTAGTTAATATCTGAAGGTTGAATCAGTTTTCAAAACCTAGAATGAATTCTGCCTTAGAGAGTGttatataattctttttctaGAGTGTTATATCTGATTTacctaatattttttttctttctttagcagtAAGGTAATGTTTGCTTCATAGAATGCATTATGAAGTTTCTCTTCAGTCTTGTGAAAGTAGAAGATTGTTATAATTTCTTACTTACATGTTTGGTAGAATTTACTGTTGAGCCCATCAGGAGTTGGcgcttttttgttttaaaaggttaTTAGTTATTGATTCAATTTTTATAGATAAGGCCTATTTGGATTATTTCTCTGTTCTTAAACTTCGGTACATGATGGTTACAGAGAATTGGTCTGTTTCTTCTAGCAGATCAAATTTGTAGGCACGGGGTGTTCATAGTACACTTACTATCCTTTTAATGGCGAGACGTGTAGCTACACCTGATGCAGTCCCTCAAGTATGGTTTCTTTTGTTCCCACTGCTAGAAGCACTGGAGTTTTCCTCTGATGTTTGCCCTGAGGAAGTGGGGATAACAATGATAAATCCAGCTCTGAGAAGTCCTCTTAGTGTTTTCTCTCCACTTACCCACTCTGATTTCTGGCATACCTGTAACAGATGGAGATGAGAGTGCTGTCTGGATGTGAGACTGGTGGTGCACTGTGAACAGAAGCACACTCATTGACACTGTTCCCATCGCCCCTTCTCTGCAGGTGCACTGACAGAGTGCTACGATGAGCTGGGGAACCGATACCAGCTGCCAGTCTATTGCTTGGCACCACCAATCAACATGATAGAGGAAAAGAGTGACATAGAGACTCTGGATATCCCTGAGCCACCTCCCAATTCCGGACATGAGTCTCAGCTCCGTCTGCGCCTCTCCACAGGCAAAGACCTCAAGCTCGTGGTGCGCAGCACAGACACGGTATTCCACATGAAGAGGCGCTTACATGCTACAGAGGGGGTGGAGCCAGGCAGCCAGCGGTGGTTCTTCTCTGGCAGGCCTCTCACTGATAAGATGAAACTGGAGGAGCTGAAGATCCCAAAGGACTATGTGGTACAGGTTATCGTGAGCCAGCCTGTGCAAAACCCAACACCAGTGGAGAACTGAGCTGGGCTTGCCTGCATCCCAGATCCCTTGGCTCCTTTTTATTATCATTTCCTACTCTATGACGTGAAATTTATTTTCACTGCTCTGAATTCCCTATGAATGGATTTAGTTCTGAGGAATTACCAGTGAAAAATTCCATCTGTGATGGAgaccaacaaaaataataaaacacacagagcCAGCCTCTGGAACTCCTGTAATTACAATTTCTAATTTGAGAGGCAGTTAAGAAATAGATaaccatttattttaaaacatttatcaacTATGTAATGGCTGTATTTAAATAATTTGGAATGTACACAGACACCAGACCCATCAAGAACAGCACCAAGCACCTTTTGgatacagaatttttaaaatgtatatgtcaAGTTATATTTCCAGAACCATCAATAATTAATAACAGTTACAAAACTTaaacgtttttgtttttgttttagtgggACCTAAAAGAGCAGAGGGGATTGTTTCTCTTCTGGGTTTGTATTCCTATTCCACCAGGAAGCAGTGGAGCCTGGGAGTTTGTCAGtgttgcctcccctcccccaagtcatGCTCCTAATTCACATTCACTCAGTTCTACCATCCAACACGCTGGCAGCAGACACCCTCTGGAACACCAGACAATAATTTGGTAAATAGTCAGAGTTCTCATTCTTAGTTGAGAAGTTTTCTTGCCTGCATAGTGGTTTAAAATGTCTCTGGTCCCCAGGCTTGAGACTGCTAGCTACCATGTGATGCATTCACTGATGTAGCCGCTCTGCATGGCCGTTTCTGGAGCTGACTGACCCCATCTATATTTCTGGGCCATGTAACATGGAAATGGAGTGTGGCTGCTTCCATTCCAGAATAAAAGCAATTCTTTCTTACTCACCTTGCAGGGGGTGGAAGTTAAATCTTCTCTGCCTGTTCCTGGGAAAACTGTGCCTCTTCTCAGCCTTGGAGAAAACTCCAACTCAAGATTTTCAAGTGTGAAGGTTTACTGGTGTCACTTAACCGATATTGGTGAGAACAAATGATGGCACCTGGCGCTAGACCTCAGTACTTTTCACTTCACTCTGATTCTAGTCATTGTGGGCAGCAATGTTCTTCCTGCACCTTCCCACAAAGTGCTGAATCAACCACCATATCTGCACATGAGGCTGAGGGACTGGAGCACAGTGAGCCAGTCTTACCTCCTGGAGAAGGCTGGAGAAAGCTACCGAGGGTTGTATTCAATCTGGAGCCTCTTAAAAGCCGATtctgccaagcatggtggtgcttgCATTTAATCCCAAACTTGggagcagaagtaggcagatctcagaatttgagaccaatctggaatacaaagctagttctagaccagccagagctgcataatgaaaccctgtcttgtggggggcggggggaggttGATTCCATGAACTAATGTGACCACACTGTATCTTTGGAGTCTGAACTGTGTACAGTAGATGAAAGAGGGCGCTATGCTGTCTCAGTAGAGAAATGCCAAACCTTCAACGTCTATTTGGATATAAAACACCATGATTTTTGTGACAAAATGAAACTGCTAAGGagtttaaaatgtaatgtttaaagtGGTGTTAAATTTCCTATAGCCTGTTTAAATATATCTATAATTGAACTTACGTTTCTGAGAACTTTTAACCATTTCCCTAATTCTGTTCATAAGTTTAAAGTCTGTGACTGCACCTAATTTAGACTTGATGGGGGTTGAGTCTAAATTCAGGAGAAGCACACATCTTTAACAATGAGGAAGGTGCTCACATTCCTGTGTGGAAGCTCCAGGACATCCGAGTGCATCGGCCTACCATCAAGAAGGTTGATTCATTTGCCACATTGAGTAACAGTATCTCAAAGTCCATCAACtggaaaagaatgttttaaaaattatttttctaaaggaAATTTAATGGTGTCATCAATAATCTATGTTTGGTAAaggtcttgtttgtttcttgagggTTGACCTCTCtaagagttttttattttaaaggaacatataCTTTGAATAACGATCCTCCAGGTGTGTTTAACCTAGGTGAGAAAAAAAACCATGGTGCTGGTAATTGTCAATAGATTGATGTAAGATTGGATCAATACTTGATGTGTATAATTTTAGTATGTAGGGGttttgtgcttttttaaaaaaaaaaaaggttcaacttttctctttgtctttgcctttattctgagtagtttctttttttgttgttacttttttgtcatttgttctgttttgtgtttttcaaggcaggatttctgtataccaggctggctttgaactcacagagatccgcctgcttctacctctcgtGGCGTGATTTTCTAACTATTCCTCTATACAATGGCAGTCTCCCACATCCTATGGGGAGTGGGAGACTTCTTCCTCTCTGAAACCGGTAGTGATATCATGATCACCAAACTTAAGATCTGCTGCACCACATACTGCAGGTTACCTAGAGGTGTGCGACTCGGGGAGGGTGACTCGCAGTACTGCTTGCATGCTGCTGAGGTGATAAGATCCGAGTCTCTCCAgttgtggttgcacacacctctaaccccagcactgggagatagAGGAGACCCAGGTGGAGGGCAGCTTGGTGTACCTAGTGAGTTCCCGTCTTTAACAACAGCAAATCTGTTCACCTTTATGTCCTCTGAGTTTCTTTGAAGGGCCTTTTCCATTTGGTGGGATACCAGCCTCTCCATTAGTTTTCTCTCACTACTTCATTGTTATCTAGAGCTTCTCTGTGTGAAAAGAACAGAGCAGACAATGGCCCCCTTCCTGAAGATAACTTGGAAATTTTTATTCCTCTTTCTCCATGGTGCGGGGAAGGTAGCCTTCCTAGCAAACGGGCATCACTCAGTTGATCGGATCCTGTGATGTATTTTACTTAGAAAAGGAATCCAGCTAATCACATCTTCAGAGACAGCTAGTGTCCTATGACTGTTGTTGGGGTCTCTTGTGATGTGGCCTGTTAGCCTGTCGTCTGTTTCTGTAGCGAGCCTAAATGAGTCCATCAAAGGTTGAACATAGTTGAGTTGGCCTTGCCTAGTCTGAGGCTTGAGGCCTTGGATGGTACAAAGATGTGAGCTCAAGCCCTGGGGGAAGAGGTGACTACTTTGCTCACTTAGTGGCCTCTCAAAGTTCCTTCTAGCTGACAGTAGTGAGGAAGACCTGTGGCCCTGGTCTGAAACCTTCACAGGCCAGTGTCCCACCCATAGTCTACCTGTTCCTCCCCATCGCCTGTGCCCTAGAACACTCGTACTAGGAACTTGCAGTACAATATGAAAACCGCAGACTGGAAAGCTTTGACACACAGGATGGAACCCAGAACCTCACACATGTCATACTCTTATTGTTGAATCACATACCAGGCCCTATGTACTCATGTTTAAAACTAAATGGGGGTCATGTTTAAAACTAAATGGGGGGGACggcgctggagagatgactcagcagttgaaagtggttgttcttgcagaggacccaggttcgattcccagcaccagcatggcagctcataactctccataactccagtttcaatgcccttttctgacctgaaGGCAGCAGGCACCCGCAACGtgcttacacatacacataagcaaaaTACTCAGGCACTTGAAATAAATCTAAGAACACCCTAAAGCAAAGCAGGCTTGGATTGGTTAGTTTCTCACATGCCTAGTCCCAACACAGTATATAAGTTTACTAATttgagccgggcaatggtggcgcacgcctttaatcccagcactcgggaggcaaaggcaaaggcaggtggatctctgagttcgagagcagcctggtctacagagctagttccaggacaggctccaaagccacagggaaaccctgtctcgaaaaaccaaaaaaaaaaaaaaaaaaaagtttactaatttgtttgaattttgatttttacaCAGACTCTCACTtaccaatgaaataattttaaatgcccttccagtcctcctgcctcaggccatGGGTGCTACAAAACTTGTGCTGCTGACCCACAGGAGCCTCCAGTTGATGAAGATgctttgaaaaggaattctaaaatCTGATGGGATGTcaggatagctcagcaggtacCTAAGCAAGTTTGATCCCTAAAATAAGTTGAAGGATCAGCACCAActacaagttgtcctccgacctccacatgtgtgctgtaacACACACAGTGATGTTAAACAATCCAGTGTTCTGTTCATTGTACCTTTCCAGTGCCCTTGGACCCCCGTGGGAGGAAGGACAGGTTAGCTACCTGCTCTCTTTGGCTGTCCTCCCTGTTCTAAGTAAAGAACTTGATACTGCATCTGCTCCAGGAGTTATTTCCGTTTATACAGCTCAAGAGCATCTCTTAGGAGCAGAGACCTCTGGGGTGTCTTCTCAAAATCTAAAGCTGCTGCCTGACAAAAGCCACCTAGGCTATCTCAAAAGAGACCAGAGCCTGTAAAGATGAGTGCTGTGGTGAGCAGACCTTTGGCTTGGCCTTTCTCTAGATGCCATTTTTTCACTTTGGAgtgcctgcctgcacactgcaTAGTGTCCCTGTCTGCCCGATGCAAACACTGTAGTAATCACAGACTTCTAAAGTTGGAAGGGCTTGGGGAGTGATGAGAGATGCTTGCAATTCCATCAAAGCAGTGCCTTTATTTCTGTAGACTTGACTgaagatgcaggagagatggctcagcagttaagagcactgactgctcttccagaggaccaacattcaatttctagcacccacatggcagtttacaactgtctataactgcaGTTCCCGGGAACCTGACACccatagcaaaacaaaaaaaaatgcatatttaaaaaaaaaaagattgaagtGAAGTGACCAGTTCTACCTGGGGTTTGGTTTTGCTGGTCCCATTCCCACTGTGTTATCGCACCATGGGGAATATTTATGACTAGTTGTATTAATCGTGCTCAAAAGCTTGTTAGCCCAAATCTCCCATTTGTTAATGATGTTTCACAATAATAGGTTTCATAATCCCCAGTCTGACTTGCAGATAAGGATCTTAGGTAAGCAGTATTCTTACACATTGATTGAAGGGATTCTCGCCAGCTCtagcaggccttgcccttcctcccattccctttccctTGCTGTAAACCCTtaaattacattcctaaagctagtcaccaaggtctattcccttatttggtcacTTCTTCCTGAAGCTGACTACCAAAGTCCAGCTATCAAGGTATTAAATAAGTCTAGCTCTCAAAAGCTCCCTTTGGCTGTCCTAACACACCCAATCAAAATTAAATACCTCATTCTAATGCAGGGTTTGCCCTTGTACCTTTATAAACGAGCCATTTGCCTATGTGCCATATCTGTctcctctatccagaggcagtcctttgtcccctAGGAGAAATACCCCTTACCCctctctcttgttcccttccccttctcccttctttgtttcttattcCCTGCCTTCTGTCCCTCTGGAGCAAATAAGTCATGATTCTGTGGACTTGGTCTTGTGCAGATTCAAGTCTCTTCATTGGTGACATAATATCAGTCATTTTGGGGACCCTCAAACTCACTGGTTGCCTTGAGATCAGTTAGAATCCTTAAATCTTGGATATATGTGATGaatgatttatattttttcagtCTCCAACTGTGTCTCTCAGGAACTTACAATGAGGGATATAGTAATAAACATTAAACAGGAGGGATTTCTAAGCCGATTGAATATGTTAGCTTAAAATTTAAAGAGAAGGCTGGTGTAGCATGCCTGATTCCCACATCCAACACATAGGTGCTGAAGCAGGAGCATCACAGGttggaggcctgcctgggctggagagatggctcagtggttaagaacactgactgctcttccagggaacccaggttcaatcctcagcacccacatggcaactcacaactatctttaactccagaatccaacaccctcacaaaacatacatacaggtaaaccaccaataaaataaatttttaaaaaatctaccaAAATCCAGTGAGTTTAGACTGCAGGCTGTGAGTACCAACATCCTGGTCCTACTACCTGTGAGATGTATTTGATtaagtttcttaatttctctgGGACTTAGTTTCCCCTTTTGTAAACAAAATAGCCTTAACCTTTGACAGGACCAAAGGCATAAGTTGTGTATCTTAAGTCACTGCCTCACCTGCACCAAGCACATGATTGTGATGACTTTCCAGACAGAATGCAAGCCAATACAAAGCCAGCCAGCAGCTACACTGTTTTCGTGATCCCAGGGTGGCCCTGAGTCTTTCTCAacgagagcttttttttttttttttttttttttttttttggtttttcgagccagggtttctctgtggctttggagcctgtcctggaactagctctgtagaccaggctggtctcgaactcacagagatccgcctgcctctgcctcccgagtgctgggattaaaggcgtgcgccaccacgcccggctctcAACGAGAGcttttaagcacacacacacacacacaaaaaaatgttctGGCTTGACAGTTAATAAAAACAGCCAGAAACAGAATTATAAAAGCCAAAATGCAAgattagtacatttagagactttcctaGAACTCtagactttgatggattaggtcattgttttcatttttggctGGCGGTGCTGCCTACTTTTGGAGTTTTACAGCCCATATGGTACTTCTATCATGGACTCAGTTATGTTAAGATCTGGGACCCTGTCATGGTTGCTACAATGATGATACAGTCCCTTTGGGGGTGAGGTTCACAAATCTCATGCCAAAGAATCTTTAGATCATTCAAGGTATTGATCTCTATATggtctacatagccctggctgtcctggaagtcattaTGTAGATGAGGCTGCCTTCAtgttcacagagatccttctgcctctgccttccaagtgctgggtgtGTGCCACTTTGCCTGGTTCATGAAGAGTTAAAATGGAAGCGGGCACATAATATTTTGTCCTAGTTAGTTTTCTAAGCACTTCACATGTTGGAGTAATTCAGGCTCTAAGGAACACACAGCCTGAAATGAGACAGTGAACTCCTGCAGTCCCAGTTAACccaagactgaggcaggaggatcatttcaTCCCACAAGTTGGAGATCAATCTGGGTAATAGTGAGTCTCAATGAAACATAGTCTCAAAGGAAAAGACAGCTTCCATATCCTTTAAAGTCAACTTGCCTTGTCATCTTTGGCCCATGAGTCTGGCATCCAGGTGGGCTTAGCCTAGAAAGGATCCAAGAGCATTGAACCGTGGAAAGGGTTACCTCTTCAGCTGCTCAGATATCATTAGATATATGAGCATGGCAGAAACAAAACTGGACCACATGGATAGAATGGCTGCTCAGGCATAGACGTGTAGCTCAGGTATAGAAACTGTTTTGaaagcacgcctttaattccagcacttgggagacagaggcaggtggatctctgtgagtttgatgccagactggtctacaagagctagttccaggacaggctctagaactacagcaaaaccctgtctcaagaaaccaaaaaaaaaaaaagttttgatagCTGGGCATAGTAGCACACACCCAGCCGGGCCGTGGTCGCACgtaccttttaatcccagcacttgggaggcagaggcaggcagatctctctgaatagtttgaggccagccttgtctacagagcaagttccaggatagggtccaaagctacagagaaactttgtctcagaaaacaaaacaaaaaagcagaaacatacctgtaatcccagcacttggaagatagaggtaggaggattagaAGCTCAAAGTCATCTTCAACTATATAGTaggtttgagaccagtctgggctacatgagaccctgtctcaaattaaaagACACTGGGTATGAATGGTGCAAACCTAAattaaatcctagcactcaggaggcaagatctctgtgagtttgaggccagcctggtctacatagccagttataggccagctaggtctacaatgtgagaccctgtctcgatgaataaataaataaatgaacaatacagacatacacaaaataaagatgTGTATTTTGGTATTCTTCATTGTTGCCATGTTAATTAGTCATGCTCACTTCTGTATCAAAGGATACTTCGACTCCTCTGGTTCAACCCAGTCGAATACATCTTCTTTAGATGCTGATAATACTTGTCTttatctttccctttctctcgctctctctcttcctctctctgtttcctccttttcttcctgtcaATGGATTTTTCAGTGCAGAAGATTGTGTACAGCTTAAATTCCTTGTAATTAAGCAACTTTTattaggggagggagagaaaaaaattataaagaagttTAGCAAGGTGGTAATCGTGTGTTACTCTAGAATCTTGGAAACTTAGAGGCATAGGAGTTAGTTACAGGCTGGCTGGGGGCCTAGTACCCAGGAACAGTGATGTCCGTTGCAGGCCATCGTGGGAACAGGGTCACCTTGTCACGTTCCCATGTCATCCTCCCACTGTGGTCACCTGCTTTCCTTTACACAGGCATAACTTGCCATCCTCCCTGGAGCTTTTTCAGGATTTTTCTCACTTGTTTCTATCATagagtttcttcctttctgtgtatTCAAATCTGTAAACACTTCTCTTGACCCCCATGTTATCCCCACCTTAGTCTGCCTCCTTGCAGCCTCCATAGTTGTGTGTCTGCACCACATGATGTGACAGCTGGTCCTGTCTCTGCCGGGGCCACATGTCTCAGTTGTTTTCCCAGTCTGCTGCCAGCCTCCTCCACACCATCCCTACCAGCGGTACAGGACATGGCCCTCTGCCCCATGATTCTTAAATCTGCACTTACTCGGTCACCTGTGATGTCAAAGTCATGGAAAAGCTCCCGGAGTTCCTGCTTTTTAATATTGAAGAGAAATCTGTACATTTCAAAATCGGACCCATCTATTTT
Coding sequences:
- the Ubtd2 gene encoding ubiquitin domain-containing protein 2 isoform X1, which translates into the protein MGGCVGAQHDSSGSLNENSDGTGVALGRNQPLKKEKPKWKSDYPMTDGQLRSKRDEFWDTAPAFEGRKEIWDALKAAAHAFESNDHELAQAIIDGANITLPHGALTECYDELGNRYQLPVYCLAPPINMIEEKSDIETLDIPEPPPNSGHESQLRLRLSTGKDLKLVVRSTDTWDLKEQRGLFLFWVCIPIPPGSSGAWEFVSVASPPPSHAPNSHSLSSTIQHAGSRHPLEHQTIIWGWKLNLLCLFLGKLCLFSALEKTPTQDFQV
- the Ubtd2 gene encoding ubiquitin domain-containing protein 2 isoform X3, with amino-acid sequence MGGCVGAQHDSSGSLNENSDGTGVALGRNQPLKKEKPKWKSDYPMTDGQLRSKRDEFWDTAPAFEGRKEIWDALKAAAHAFESNDHELAQAIIDGANITLPHGALTECYDELGNRYQLPVYCLAPPINMIEEKSDIETLDIPEPPPNSGHESQLRLRLSTGKDLKLVVRSTDTGVEVKSSLPVPGKTVPLLSLGENSNSRFSSVKVYWCHLTDIGENK
- the Ubtd2 gene encoding ubiquitin domain-containing protein 2 isoform X2 — protein: MGGCVGAQHDSSGSLNENSDGTGVALGRNQPLKKEKPKWKSDYPMTDGQLRSKRDEFWDTAPAFEGRKEIWDALKAAAHAFESNDHELAQAIIDGANITLPHGALTECYDELGNRYQLPVYCLAPPINMIEEKSDIETLDIPEPPPNSGHESQLRLRLSTGKDLKLVVRSTDTVFHMKRRLHATEGVEPGSQRWFFSGRPLTDKMKLEELKIPKDYVVQVIVSQPVQNPTPVEN